The following DNA comes from Salmo trutta chromosome 15, fSalTru1.1, whole genome shotgun sequence.
atagtCAAACTCAGCATGACTGGGGTTGACAAAAACCTAGGAGCCTCACATCAAAGATTATATTAATACTAATGTATGCGTCTTTGGTTTTTATTTATCATCCCTTATAGTGGAGAGATGTTTCATCATGTGTTTCTAACTATCTGGCTCTTTGTTACTGTAGGACTGTGCGGTGACCAGGGCTTTTAACGATTACAACTTTATAAGGATTCTGCCTTTAATTGTCTTGGCTCTTATCATTGATTCAAATAAGGAAAGAATTATGCaaatatattcttttttttttctccgtaagTACCAGGGGCACAAATGTTTTCATGCAAACTTAGTATTCTTTAACTCCTACATTATTATCTGTCTGTCACTCTATCAATTGaattcaattcaaatggctttattggaatgggaaacatatgttgacattgccaaagcaagtaaaatagataattaacaaaagtgaaataaacaataaaaattaaccgcaaacattacactcacaaaagttccaaaggaatagagacatttcaaatgtcatgttatggctatatacagtacagtgttaTTACGTTGTTCAAATAGTTAAAGTTCTATATCCCTGTTACTGAGAGGATGCGTGCTTACTCTCATTTCACAAGATTCTGACATCTTCCTCTTTTCGGCTGATTTCTATCCTCCATGTTATCATGGAGTCTTAATTTGCATGGTGCAATGTGCTGAATAAGATGTCTGTGAAGACATACTGCAGACCTGTTCCGTCCTACACCAAGTGTCCTAAAGGAGTATACAATGCAAAGGGAAGGGATCACTGCCGCTACCTCACTTtccaaccaaggtgcatgaaTTGAGGAGCAAACGAAGGTAGAGATGGCTGTTGCTGAATCTCATCTCTACCAAGGGAGAATACAGACATACCATCACTGAtatcctgtgtagctcagttggtagagcatgatgcttGTAATGCCAGAGTTGTGTGTTCAATCTCCATGGGTAGACCAGTATGAAACACATGTACACACTCATTACtgaatgtgaattattatgcaacaggaaatgtgaattattatgcggATTATAATTAATGTAGAGGGTAATACATTTtccataagggaaaatcaagactgaaatttcaaagtggaaattacaaagagggttccacatggaactcaaaagggttctacctggaaccaaaaaggttttttCTGGACAGATGGACAGTCAAAGAACCGTTTTGAAACCCTTTTGTCTAAGAATGTGGGGTCATGAATGTCATTGAACAGATGGTcttactctgtctctctttctttcaggaGGAAAAAGCAGAACTTAAAACTGACGTACAACATCTGAAAGTCCCGCCAATTCATCATCAGTGAAGTAGAGGTGATAGCACCCCTGTAAAGATTGAGCATGGAAAGTATTTGCCAGCTATAATCTGGACAACAACTGCTTTGGTGTGTGGTGTGAGTGTCAAACCTCAAACCTCATGAGTGGGATGGTGAATTAGTAAAAACAATACATTAAAGAGCAAGTGTACCTTTAAAAACATAGATAAAGATGAAAACATGGGATTAAGCTACCTGTTGCTATTTATCACCTATAAAGTCAGCACTTGAATATCTGACAGACGCTGggatcaaaactgtgaaataaagCCATTCTCTAAATCTCAGCAATAATGTGAATCATATTCTATTCTTAgccttctctctcccccagctTGGGTCTGCTGTGCTGGGATGGAGTCCAGGCACTGTGGGGTGTATTGTGTAATAATGGGCCCCAGATGTGGCAGCCTTTAAGTCATGAAGCACCAAACAAGCCTCGTGTCTGTCTCTCAAACGTCTCTGGATCGCAATACGATCCCAAGTATGTTTGTTCACGACAATGGAAGAAAATATGTGTTACTGTGCACTGCATGATGTTTACATTTAATGTTCTAATTTCAATAAATATATCCTGTGTTTAATTTAGATGTACAATACAGATAAATGCTTGTTTATGTTCCTGCACTGTTTTTATGTTGGAATCTATAAAAGCTCAGGTTTCAGTACCCCCTCCGCTCTCACCCTTtcttctcctccactctgttATTCTATAGCTCAGCATCAAACACATTGAAGGCAGTCTCAGTCTGAAGAGGAGCTCCCACCAAGCATGCTGCTTAAGAGAGTATGCTTTGAAGTTGAAAAAATTCCAGGAGTTTCCTGTAACAACGTTGGAGTATAATGTGAACCAGGAGCCGTGGAGTATTCCTCCGTATCCCCAGTCAAGCCAATCTGCTTGGGAGAGACATCATCACTTCAGCTGTGTGCTGCGTCTGCTTCAAGGCAGTTCCCTGTGGATTATAAAGTGACCACCACCCCACCGAGGATGTCTAGGTTGCTCTGTGCTCTGCTTGTCCTTATGTGTCTGTGGAGTCACAGCCTAGGGGTTTCTGCCTCACAGCCAGGGAAGGGAAGACATAAGACCAGACCTCAGTATAAAGAACCTGCTGGTCTCCTGGCTCCGGAGGATGATCATGGCGGAGAGGGAGACCACGAGACCAGGACAGTCCTTGACCCAGAACAGGAATTCCTGGCTGATTTTGCAGGTAAGAAGCGTTTGTGGGTAATCACGGCCCCGTCGCACAGCGACAACTACCTCCGCATGATGGAGAAACAGATTCAGGACATGGAGCAGGAGGGGCTGAACTGCCGCCTGGCCGAGAGGGACACCTTCATCGTCACCATCATCCAGAACGCCATGATGGAAGGCAGGATCCAGAAGACCACCTTCCAAGGAGAGGCCACCATGGAGAGCATTGACTCAGACATGGTCACCAAGCTGCTGCATTACCTTGAGCTGGGGGATCAAGGCTTCTCCATGCTAGTCACGAAGAAGAACCTTAGGGTGAGTGAGCGGTTTCCCTACCCTGTCCGTGTGGAGGCCATCCTAGAGGTCATTGATCAGTTCCCCTTGCGCAAGCTGGAAAAACTCACCAGGAAGGGCTCCCCTCTGAAATGTAAAATCACCAAGAAGAGGCTGATGAAGAAAAGGGTTCCTGTGAAAAAGAAGGTGTTCAGTCCCCATATGCAGGGAAACGTTACCTCTGTCACCCAGAGGAATACCGTGGCCAAGAAGGCTGCACTGAAGAGCAAAATTCAGGACATTCTCAGCGGTCGCTCCAGGTTCATCATTCGAAAGACGACCACTGATTCAAAAGGAACACAAGTATTCATCGCAGGGAAGGCAAACTCCAAAGCTGTGGGAAAGGACAACCAAAAGAAGAATGGAAATGTTtttacagaaataaacacatatCCTTCTACTGTAGAGATAAGAGAAAAAAAGACTGTAGCCAACTCTAGAGATAATAAACTAGAGAACGTTGGCGGGGGAGAAGAAACCTTGGAGAAAAACAAATCCCCCAAAAAAGGCAAGGGGAAGAAAGATaggaagaaagggagagggaagaaAAACCACAGAGAAGTGAAGGAGAATGATAAGAAAGCACTGATGGACTTTGTAGAGCATTTGAAGGGGAAGAAAAGACTTATGGTATGTGCTTTTATAAGTTATGTTTAAGTGTATCAATtaatctgtttgtttgtttgtgataGATGTGTTCGTCCATTTGTGATACAGGTGATAGCCACGCCCAGTGCCAGCACACCTCAGTATGTCCAGCAGAGGGAGGAGAACGAGCTTCATTTCTGTGACCTTGCCCTAAGAAAAGTTACTATGGCAATCATCCTGAGCTCAGGGCCTGATACTACCCTCACCCTGCACCACTACCAACTTGGTACtactatgtgtgtgtctgtgtctactGACTCCATCTCCCTTAGATAGATCCTACATTGATCCTATATCATTTTCTCTTCAGGACTATAGTGTCATTATAGTATTATAGAGATTATCTGTGACTTTTTTATACTtattagccagtagttctgaaagtagccctcacgagccaaaagtggaaCCCGAAAATTGCATAATGCatcacatatgtgcagatatcTATATGTGCACCATTtcattgctctctctttctcgctctgctGTGTGTCAATATttctagctgtcactcaaatggcagggggctgaagctcattggctagaacttgAATTTCTATGGGGTTGGCCCATGTGGGGCAAAATGTAGGGGAAAAGGTgtagcacagcttccagaaaaacagtcgctttcaaactagggatttcgtagataattgaggtaagacagtaatagTGCTCATAGATGATGCATGtgtgaactacacattgacacatccagcccaaggtgggaggtttaaaaaatacttggCAGCCGCCAAAGTTGCGGATCATGTCTTAACAAAAAATCGGGTTCCTCTTTGGGCTTTCATACAGTAAAACTCTGCATTTCTATATTCCAGATTCTGAGGCGCCATTCACCTCACTACCTGAGAAGTTCACTGACCCAGATCTCATCTCTCAACTGATGAAGCAGTATGGGATGTCCTCTAAGGTTTTCTCTATGACTATGACTGACTATGACCTGAAACCCAATGTAAGCATAATCTCTATCTTGCCAGTGATATTTTGATATCACAGATCACTTTCCTCAGAAAAGTATATACATTTTTCTTGTACTTAATGTGCCAATTATAAATGCAGTATGTGGTATTTGTATCCTAATTGTTTATATCCCTTTTAGAAAGTATTTGATGTACCTCCACCCTCATCTGCGTTGATGGAATATGTTGACACCTTTCCATCGCGACGAtctgaaatggagagagagagaaaaactccACTGGCCTGCTCCAAATCCCAAGAACAGGGTGGAGCATTGTTGAGGTATGTGATTAAGTCTACACAGTATCTGTAATGACACCATAGTATTTAAATACTTTAAAGCTGCAAAAAAGCATTATAATACTTGccagcatgtagcctagtggttaagcgcATTGGGCAAATAACCAAAAGGTCATTGGTTTGAATCCctaagccgactaggtgaaaaatctgctgatgtgcccttgagcaaggcacttaacactaatTGTTCTGGATTAAATTGtcaactaaaatgtaaatgaagtgGTTATAGTGCTTTACAATGCAGTGCACAAATAATAATGTTTAAAATGTAGGGCACAGATAATAAGAGCCATTTATCCCCACCAGGTTCATGTCTAAAAGGAGACTGCTGATCATCTCTACTCCATCTGAGGACGACTACTCCTTCCAACAGCAGCTCCAGGGGCTGAGAGGACAGGCCTGTCCCATGGGTCAGTATTAGGCTCCCTGTTAAACATCTCCAACAAGACCAGACTAGTCTAAAAGTTATTGTGGGTTAACCTCAGCAACATTATGCTATTATCGCAATAGTTCTCATTCACAAGTAATGGAAGAATAATTACTAAATACTTACATTTCATTGTTGGTCTTTCCAACAGGCGTCCGTCATTTTGCCTTGTTGAAGTTGATCGGAACAGGACCAACAGCCTCAGGCTCTGTGGAACTGTTTCCTCTCAATGGtgagtttgtttgttttctctAAAGATAATACTGTGTACTGACACAATGTCAACAGTTAATGTCAACATGTCATGCATTCTGTGTTGTTGGGCAGGAAATGGAATCCAACTCCCTTTGAATGATCTAACCATTCCTATACACAGACCTTTTCCAAGAGATATGCTACAGAAAAACAGTCTGTCTatgctgccctaccaagcaaaaaggcagtaactgctcatttggtcgaaaattagttaatgtcatttttgctacattaaatacatgcttaatcatgtggacaagtatcctgcctctattgtattgtgttcTGGAGAAAATGTGGGTTATGCTAGCAGCATTTGCATATAGTCACTGtaaaaccaaggtaaataaagcCTTTTTTTtcagttccacgctatgagcagttcctgcctttttgcttggtagggcagtatgtTCTTCCGTCATGTCCCACACTGATTCATActcactctaatatatctacGCTGGATTGTTAATTTGACCAGTTCTGTcatttcttgatttcttgttAAGATTGatttattatttgtattgtatttggtAGACATTCTccttcactgttggagctagtagcATAAGCATTTAGCTGCACCTGCTCTAACACCTGCAAATCTTTGTACGTGACCAATCAACTATGATTTGATTTATTAATTGTCAAATGGTGATGGCAATAATGGGAAATAGAATGACAAACACCTTTCCTTTATCCTTGACAGGAAAGAGCCAAACGGAGAACGAGCCTTTGTCACGGGACGTGGTCACTGGTCTCCAGGACCAGCTGAAGATCAACCGGGAGTACTTCAGTATGCTGGTGGTGGGGAAGGACGGGGACGTGAAAGCCTGGTTCCCCTCGCCCATGTGGTCTCTGGCCAACATCTATGACCTGGTGGACTCCATGGAGCTGCGGCAGCAAGAAGAGAAGCTGCAGAGGACTTTAGGTATTCATTGCCCTGAGGACACTGGCGGTAGTTACCAAGGTTATGATGAGGAAGCAGATGAGAGCTACCTTTACCACAGGTCAGAGGAGTAAAGGAGAGTAAACAGCCCAAAGGCCTCAAAGACCCCATGGCAGCCAGCTCAAATGAATGGTTGTGGG
Coding sequences within:
- the ccdc80l2 gene encoding coiled-coil domain-containing protein 80; the protein is MSRLLCALLVLMCLWSHSLGVSASQPGKGRHKTRPQYKEPAGLLAPEDDHGGEGDHETRTVLDPEQEFLADFAGKKRLWVITAPSHSDNYLRMMEKQIQDMEQEGLNCRLAERDTFIVTIIQNAMMEGRIQKTTFQGEATMESIDSDMVTKLLHYLELGDQGFSMLVTKKNLRVSERFPYPVRVEAILEVIDQFPLRKLEKLTRKGSPLKCKITKKRLMKKRVPVKKKVFSPHMQGNVTSVTQRNTVAKKAALKSKIQDILSGRSRFIIRKTTTDSKGTQVFIAGKANSKAVGKDNQKKNGNVFTEINTYPSTVEIREKKTVANSRDNKLENVGGGEETLEKNKSPKKGKGKKDRKKGRGKKNHREVKENDKKALMDFVEHLKGKKRLMVIATPSASTPQYVQQREENELHFCDLALRKVTMAIILSSGPDTTLTLHHYQLDSEAPFTSLPEKFTDPDLISQLMKQYGMSSKVFSMTMTDYDLKPNKVFDVPPPSSALMEYVDTFPSRRSEMERERKTPLACSKSQEQGGALLRFMSKRRLLIISTPSEDDYSFQQQLQGLRGQACPMGVRHFALLKLIGTGPTASGSVELFPLNGKSQTENEPLSRDVVTGLQDQLKINREYFSMLVVGKDGDVKAWFPSPMWSLANIYDLVDSMELRQQEEKLQRTLGIHCPEDTGGSYQGYDEEADESYLYHRSEE